The following coding sequences are from one Paramormyrops kingsleyae isolate MSU_618 chromosome 21, PKINGS_0.4, whole genome shotgun sequence window:
- the LOC111847675 gene encoding mitochondrial nicotinamide adenine dinucleotide transporter SLC25A51-like, protein MAENQQGSPEFEAPTRPGKHYICGGCAGMANIMMTFPVKKVIFRQQVFDVPTTEAIRQLQRDGMRTLYRGMLPPLLQRTTSMAFMFGFYNDLSRLLPRPAGTPGLLTSSMAAILAGTMGATLTPFERIQALLQDHRHHGRFNNTFHVFRTLVQDYGVRELYRGMGPILLRNGPYNMLFFGLRGPIKNSLPEAESHAGHLVSDFVCGGLLGATLGLLFYPLNVLKACKQTQVGGKFQSSWQVLRTIWSERGGKLSHLYRGAHLNYHRSLLSWGITNAVYEFLRKVM, encoded by the coding sequence ATGGCAGAGAATCAACAAGGGAGCCCTGAGTTTGAGGCACCAACCAGGCCTGGAAAGCACTATATCTGCGGTGGTTGTGCTGGCATGGCGAACATTATGATGACCTTCCCAGTAAAGAAGGTCATCTTTCGGCAGCAGGTTTTTGACGTGCCCACGACCGAGGCCATCCGGCAGCTGCAAAGGGACGGCATGCGGACCCTGTACCGTGGCATGCTGCCCCCGCTGCTACAGAGGACCACCTCAATGGCCTTCATGTTCGGCTTTTACAACGACTTATCTCGGCTGCTGCCACGACCTGCCGGCACCCCGGGGCTGCTGACCAGCAGCATGGCGGCTATTCTCGCGGGCACTATGGGGGCAACTCTGACCCCCTTTGAGAGGATCCAGGCGCTGCTGCAGGACCATCGGCACCACGGCCGTTTCAATAACACTTTTCATGTGTTCCGGACGCTGGTGCAGGACTACGGGGTGCGTGAATTGTACCGTGGCATGGGGCCCATCCTGCTGCGCAATGGGCCCTACAACATGCTCTTCTTCGGGCTCCGTGGGCCCATCAAGAACAGCCTGCCTGAGGCTGAATCCCATGCCGGCCACCTGGTCAGTGATTTTGTCTGCGGCGGCCTTCTGGGAGCCACTCTGGGCTTACTTTTCTACCCACTAAATGTACTGAAGGCTTGCAAGCAGACGCAGGTGGGTGGCAAGTTCCAGTCCTCGTGGCAGGTGCTGCGTACCATCTGGAGTGAGCGGGGTGGTAAATTGAGCCACCTCTACCGAGGGGCTCACCTTAATTACCACCGCTCCCTCCTGTCCTGGGGCATCACCAATGCCGTGTACGAGTTTCTAAGGAAGGTCATGTAG